In Hemiscyllium ocellatum isolate sHemOce1 chromosome 2, sHemOce1.pat.X.cur, whole genome shotgun sequence, a single window of DNA contains:
- the skp2 gene encoding S-phase kinase-associated protein 2, protein MELQRWKREVETGQIRLDGGGEIVKDTRVLQEVTPSSCSPSTFTWSWDSVETHSLMTVMGVRLIEEKTNKAAESSDRAAPPKRPRNCQGKENHVHNFLVSKRFRKSAHSSPGVSCSWEALPDELLLVIFRFLSLPHLLKASSVSKQWHRLAFDKSLWYSVDLGKGNLPPGTVGQVLGAGVVVLRSPCSFLGDPIFKDERPLCLQYMDLSHSVLSSSSIFQILRRCHQLRGLSLEALALSDDIIMAIAGNRDLLCLNLSGCSCFRAQALSQMLRSCSRLDELNISWCRFSSQNIQAVVSQIPDSVTQLNISGYRRGLHNSDVEALCRRCPQMTDLDLSDSTMLTPSCFSSLHGLYHLQHLGLSRCHEIPPASLVALGEITTLKTLNIYGLVRDSMVNVKDLIPQIKINTFPLTSIGRPTPSYGKLQTIWGTNCKLRLHNL, encoded by the exons atggaactgCAGAGATGGAAGCGGGAGGTAGAGACAGGACAGATCCGGTTGGATGGTGGAGGTGAAATAGTGAAGGATACACG AGTTTTACAGGAGGTGACACCATCCAGCTGCAGCCCAAGCACATTCACCTGGAGCTGGGACTCAGTTGAGACCCACTCATTGATGACAGTGATGGGGGTTCGTCTGATCGAGGAGAAAACAAACAAAGCAGCAGAATCTTCAGATCGAGCGGCTCCTCCGAAACGGCCCAGGAACTGCCAAGGGAAAGAGAACCACGTGCACAACTTTCTGGTTTCCAAGAGATTTCGGAAAAGTGCTCATTCTTCACCAG GTGTAAGCTGTTCCTGGGAAGCGTTACCAGATGAGCTGCTCTTGGTGATTTTCCGCTTTCTGTCACTGCCTCACCTTCTGAAAGCCTCAAGTGTTAGTAAACAATGGCACAGGCTGGC GTTTGATAAATCCCTGTGGTACAGTGTGGATTTGGGCAAAGGGAATCTGCCCCCTGGGACTGTGGGCCAGGTGCTAGGAGCTGGTGTTGTAGTCTTGAGGAGTCCCTGCTCCTTCCTCGGAGACCCTATCTTCAAGGATGAAAG GCCTCTCTGCCTTCAGTACATGGATCTCTCACATTCTGTACTCAGCAGTTCCTCCATCTTCCAGATTCTACGCCGTTGTCACCAACTCCGCGGCCTCAGTCTTGAGGCTCTCGCACTTTCTGATGACATCATAAT GGCGATCGCTGGCAATAGGGACTTGTTGTGTTTGAATCTCTCCGGCTGCTCGTGTTTCAGAGCCCAGGCCCTCAGCCAGATGTTGAGAAGCTGTTCTAG GCTGGATGAGTTAAATATTTCTTGGTGCAGGTTCAGCTCCCAAAACATCCAGGCAGTGGTCTCACAGATTCCTGACAGCGTGACCCAGCTCAACATTAGCGGCTACCGGCGCGGTCTGCACAACTCTG ATGTGGAAGCTCTGTGTAGGCGCTGTCCCCAGATGACTGACCTGGATTTGAG TGATAGCACGATGCTGACTCCTAGCTGTTTCTCCAGTCTCCATGGCCTCtatcacctccagcacctgggCTTGAGTAGATGCCATGAGATCCCACCAGCAAGTCTTGT GGCCCTGGGGGAGATCACTACACTGAAAACTCTGAACATTTATGGACTTGTGCGAGACTCCATGGTCAATGTGAAGGACCTAATTCCTCAGATTAAAATCAACACCTTTCCACTGACGAGCATCGGCCGGCCAACACCCAGCTACGGGAAGCTGCAGACAATCTGGGGAACTAACTGCAAGTTGCGGCTCCATAATCTCTGA